In the Halopiger aswanensis genome, CCGCGTCGATAGTATCGTCTGGCAGGCCGGACAAATAATCTCGGACCATAACGACCAGAAGAACCCGAGTCAGCAGGCCCTTCGCACTCACTTCAAAAATACGGGGCTCTCGGAGGAGCAAGCACAGCGACTCGCGAGAGAATTCACCATTACTCTATCCGCCTAATTACCGACGTACAATTCCTACAACCTCGTACATCAAATCGACATGAAGACAGTCAATCTACGGTGGATTCTCAGCGGTATTGAGATCACCGAACGTACCCTGATCATACGCGCGCCGCCAGAGTTTCAAGACCGCTCGAGCGACCAATCGAGGTTCTTCGACCTGAATACACGATTGAGCTGCTGTCTCTGATGGTGCATCTGGTGGCTGATGAAAATGCTTCTTGGCCGAGTGGGGATTCGGATGCTTATCGAATCGCCAGTTTCTCCCATCCGAATCAGTATAATGAAAGCGATATGCCCCGGACGTGTACCAAGTAATATCGATTCGACACCACTCAGCGTCACCAATTCCATCTGCAAATCGAATCCGGAGTTCCTGCGGATCAAGGACACTGTCGAATTGCGCTTGTTCTATGAGCGGCTCTTCTTCGATGACAATGTCCCGAATCCGCTGCATGGTCATAACATCTGGGACGCCCAGATCAGTAGAACGCTCTGCTGACGGAATCCCAACGGAATCGTCGCCCGTCATCGATTAGGCCGAAAGATCGCTGGATTCGCCGGCAAAGGATCCGTACGTAGTGTCGCTCCCATCAGCTCGTATGCTACTGTCGTCACGCTCATGATCCGGATCGAAGTCGTACAACGAGAGCGCAGCTTGAGCGAGTTTCAAATTCTCCTCGAGTGATTTCCATCTCGAAATGGCGGTCCATCCCTCCCCGTCGTCCGCCTCGAGCTCTAAGGCGAGATCATCGGGATCGGTGACGTCGTACTCCTCTTGGTAGGCGTTGATCTTCCCCTTCAGGTCGCGAATCCCATCGACGAGTTCTGCTTTCGTCAGTTCGGCATGTAAGTCTTGAATGCGATTCATCGCAATCGTTTCTCGAGATCGTTTGTACCGAATTCCTTGTCCAGTATCGT is a window encoding:
- a CDS encoding winged helix-turn-helix domain-containing protein, with product MSNHLWDGDVNESVVEEWKTETTPFERVKEVLLATTSHQYAKAIAERARVSEPSARKHLNTLADAGVAETDDTGQGIRYKRSRETIAMNRIQDLHAELTKAELVDGIRDLKGKINAYQEEYDVTDPDDLALELEADDGEGWTAISRWKSLEENLKLAQAALSLYDFDPDHERDDSSIRADGSDTTYGSFAGESSDLSA